The following are from one region of the Hemitrygon akajei chromosome 31, sHemAka1.3, whole genome shotgun sequence genome:
- the LOC140718996 gene encoding paraneoplastic antigen Ma1-like, with the protein MDAAEFKLWCDEKGLSARNACVLSGISARVTDEMLYRTLSSVKVLGKVTLIDRRFDESDGKGVALVRTTNDVTEIALPDRVGLPGEAGLRSVRIFRVGENGSEDEDFKDKFFAFLRREGKTLSDVRSLMGPSAADVNSELVLAITSLFDKCLSYGRLRMLLGLEPTPSGEETCVEQIAQLLDGWQCSDDKEKQRLTESLKGAAADIERLLKAGNPLVMSANYVQVPEDTSADLMMKFRHTFQEEGERLFDYLFRLEKLLNRLCGKGAVQPAEINRLRMEQVARGALKHDLIARQIRVTCKVRPPPSFVELIGEVREEENMIEKCDSRVTSSVVAPEAEVSENEMRNKPATLFQSMPSVTAAEHGTSTRKPSLPVGLAKQRNAAERGLLTRRTTGVFCYNCGEDGHFKRECVGLENHRKVTQRLLKQKKKTGNFRGTQ; encoded by the coding sequence ATGGATGCCGCGGAGTTCAAGCTCTGGTGCGATGAGAAGGGATTATCCGCTCGAAATGCTTGTGTCTTGAGCGGGATTTCTGCCCGAGTTACCGATGAGATGTTATATAGGACGTTGAGTTCTGTGAAAGTGTTGGGAAAAGTTACACTGATTGATCGGCGTTTTGATGAATCAGATGGTAAAGGTGTGGCGTTAGTGCGAACCACCAATGACGTAACTGAAATCGCGCTGCCCGATAGGGTAGGGTTACCTGGAGAGGCGGGGCTACGGTCAGTCCGTATCTTCAGAGTTGGCGAGAATGGAAGTGAGGATGAAGATTTTAAAGACAAATTCTTCGCTTTTCTGCGAAGGGAGGGGAAGACCTTGTCTGATGTGAGAAGTCTAATGGGCCCCTCAGCTGCTGATGTAAATTCGGAGCTGGTTTTGGCTATTACATCACTGTTCGATAAATGCCTAAGCTATGGTAGGTTGCGCATGCTCCTTGGACTCGAGCCCACACCCAGTGGGGAAGAAACTTGTGTGGAGCAGATAGCCCAGTTACTGGATGGATGGCAGTGCTCAGATGATAAGGaaaagcagagattgacagagAGTTTAAAGGGGGCGGCCGCGGATATAGAGAGATTATTAAAGGCAGGAAATCCTTTAGTCATGTCAGCTAACTATGTGCAGGTACCAGAAGACACTTCAGCTGACCTCATGATGAAGTTTAGGCACACATTCCAGGAGGAAGGAGAGAGGCTTTTCGACTACCTTTTTAGGTTAGAGAAACTGCTGAATCGTTTGTGCGGTAAAGGGGCCGTTCAACCGGCTGAGATAAATCGTTTGAGGATGGAGCAAGTCGCGAGGGGTGCGCTGAAGCACGACTTGATTGCTCGACAAATTCGAGTAACCTGCAAGGTGCGCCCTCCTCCGTCTTTTGTTGAGTTAATTGGAGAAGTGAGAGAGGAGGAAAATATGATTGAGAAATGCGATAGTCGGGTAACGTCTTCAGTTGTAGCTCCTGAAGCAGAGGTTTCTGAAAATGAAATGAGAAACAAACCAGCCACATTATTTCAGTCGATGCCTTCTGTTACTGCAGCTGAACATGGCACGTCCACTAGGAAACCCAGCCTGCCTGTGGGACTTGCTAAGCAGAGGAATGCTGCTGAAAGGGGCCTTTTGACCAGGAGGACGACTGGTGTTTTCTGTTACAACTGCGGAGAGGATGGACATTTCAAGCGGGAGTGTGTAGGACTGGAAAACCACCGGAAAGTGACCCAGAGGTTGCTCAAACAGAAAAAGAAGACAGGAAATTTCAGAGGCACCCAGTAA
- the rps11 gene encoding small ribosomal subunit protein uS17, producing the protein MADNQTERAYQKQPTVFQNKKRVLAAEGAKEKLPRYHRNVGLGFKTPREAIDGTYIDKKCPFTGNVSIRGRILTGVVTKMKMQRTIVIRRDYLHYIRKYNRFEKRHKNMSVHLSPCFRDVQNGDSVTVGECRPLSKTVRFNVLKVTKAAGAKKQFQKF; encoded by the exons ATGGCGGACAACCAG ACCGAGCGCGCCTACCAGAAGCAGCCGACCGTCTTCCAGAATAAGAAGCGCGTGTTAGCGGCTGAGGGCGCCAAGGAGAAGCTGCCGCGCTACCACCGCAATGTGGGCCTAGGCTTCAAGACCCCGCGAGAG GCCATTGATGGAACCTACATTGACAAGAAATGTCCATTTACTGGGAATGTGTCAATTCGAGGGCGTATCCTCACAG GTGTTGTAACTAAAATGAAGATGCAACGGACCATTGTTATTCGCAGAGACTACCTTCATTACATCAGGAAATACAACCGTTTTGAGAAGCGACACAAGAACATGTCTGTGCACTTATCCCCTTGCTTCAG GGATGTGCAGAATGGAGACAGTGTGACCGTTGGAGAGTGTCGACCCCTCAGTAAGACTGTGCGTTTCAACGTCCTCAAAGTCACCAAGGCTGCGGGAGCCAAGAAACAGTTCCAGAAATTTTGA
- the LOC140719243 gene encoding trans-1,2-dihydrobenzene-1,2-diol dehydrogenase-like isoform X1, protein MATRWGICSAGKISHDFMVALKTLPDTDHQVERGRRAVAVATRDLSRSRDFAERHQIPKYYGSYEELANDPNIDVVYVGTINTQHLDMTLLMLQAGKNVLCEKPMAMNLKDVQKLVRTARACNCFLMEGLWSRFFPVYKKIRCLLSENHVGEVKMVRAEFGTWMLETPRVVEKELGGGVLLDIGCYCVQFACMVFNGEKPDSIHATGFLTEKGTDETVNIVLKYSRKRMAILTATMATHLPNQAVISGTKGIITVPTHMWCPTSLMVNGVIEEFPLLTPSQPLNFTNSIGLRYEAEEVRRCLQKGLKESSQVTLADSELVLSILDEVRQQLGVEYSQDIA, encoded by the exons ATGGCTACTCGCTGGGGAATCTGCAGCGCTGGCAAAATCAGCCACGATTTCATGGTGGCTCTAAAGACCCTCCCGGACACGGACCACCAGGTCGAAAGAGGGCGGAGA GCAGTTGCTGTGGCCACCCGGGACCTTTCGCGATCTCGGGACTTTGCAGAGCGACACCAAATCCCGAAATACTACGGTTCGTACGAGGAGCTGGCGAACGATCCCAATATAG ATGTTGTCTACGTGGGGACCATTAACACGCAGCACCTGGACATGACTTTGCTCATGCTTCAGGCAGGGAAGAATGTTCTCTGTGAGAAGCCCATGGCCATGAATCTGAAAGATGTTCAAAAGCTGGTGCGTACAGCTAGAGCCTGCAACTGCTTCCTCATGGAG GGACTTTGGTCAAGGTTTTTCCCCGTCTACAAGAAGATTCGCTGTCTACTATCTGAGAATCACGTGGGGGAGGTCAAAATGGTGAGAGCTGAATTTGGCACTTGGATGCTGGAGACGCCACGAGTGGTGGAGAAAGAGTTGGGTGGAGGAGTACTCCTGGATATTGGCTGCTACTGTGTACAGTTTGCCTGCATGGTTTTCAATGGTGAGAAGCCAGATTCCATTCATGCTACAGGATTCCTCACTGAGAAAG GTACTGATGAAACAGTGAACATCGTACTAAAGTACTCCAGGAAACGCATGGCTATATTAACTGCAACTATGGCAACACACCTTCCTAACCAGGCAGTTATCAGTGGTACCAAGGGCATAATCACG GTGCCAACCCACATGTGGTGCCCCACAAGTCTCATGGTCAATGGAGTCATAGAGGAGTTCCCATTGCTGACTCCATCTCAGCCCCTCAACTTCACCAACAGTATTGGTCTAAGGTACGAGGCAGAGGAAGTACGGCGGTGCCTTCAGAAAG GACTGAAGGAAAGTTCCCAGGTGACACTGGCTGACAGCGAGCTGGTGTTGAGCATTTTGGATGAGGTTCGACAGCAGCTTGGGGTGGAATACAGTCAAGACATAGCTTGA
- the LOC140719243 gene encoding trans-1,2-dihydrobenzene-1,2-diol dehydrogenase-like isoform X2, which yields MATRWGICSAGKISHDFMVALKTLPDTDHQAVAVATRDLSRSRDFAERHQIPKYYGSYEELANDPNIDVVYVGTINTQHLDMTLLMLQAGKNVLCEKPMAMNLKDVQKLVRTARACNCFLMEGLWSRFFPVYKKIRCLLSENHVGEVKMVRAEFGTWMLETPRVVEKELGGGVLLDIGCYCVQFACMVFNGEKPDSIHATGFLTEKGTDETVNIVLKYSRKRMAILTATMATHLPNQAVISGTKGIITVPTHMWCPTSLMVNGVIEEFPLLTPSQPLNFTNSIGLRYEAEEVRRCLQKGLKESSQVTLADSELVLSILDEVRQQLGVEYSQDIA from the exons ATGGCTACTCGCTGGGGAATCTGCAGCGCTGGCAAAATCAGCCACGATTTCATGGTGGCTCTAAAGACCCTCCCGGACACGGACCACCAG GCAGTTGCTGTGGCCACCCGGGACCTTTCGCGATCTCGGGACTTTGCAGAGCGACACCAAATCCCGAAATACTACGGTTCGTACGAGGAGCTGGCGAACGATCCCAATATAG ATGTTGTCTACGTGGGGACCATTAACACGCAGCACCTGGACATGACTTTGCTCATGCTTCAGGCAGGGAAGAATGTTCTCTGTGAGAAGCCCATGGCCATGAATCTGAAAGATGTTCAAAAGCTGGTGCGTACAGCTAGAGCCTGCAACTGCTTCCTCATGGAG GGACTTTGGTCAAGGTTTTTCCCCGTCTACAAGAAGATTCGCTGTCTACTATCTGAGAATCACGTGGGGGAGGTCAAAATGGTGAGAGCTGAATTTGGCACTTGGATGCTGGAGACGCCACGAGTGGTGGAGAAAGAGTTGGGTGGAGGAGTACTCCTGGATATTGGCTGCTACTGTGTACAGTTTGCCTGCATGGTTTTCAATGGTGAGAAGCCAGATTCCATTCATGCTACAGGATTCCTCACTGAGAAAG GTACTGATGAAACAGTGAACATCGTACTAAAGTACTCCAGGAAACGCATGGCTATATTAACTGCAACTATGGCAACACACCTTCCTAACCAGGCAGTTATCAGTGGTACCAAGGGCATAATCACG GTGCCAACCCACATGTGGTGCCCCACAAGTCTCATGGTCAATGGAGTCATAGAGGAGTTCCCATTGCTGACTCCATCTCAGCCCCTCAACTTCACCAACAGTATTGGTCTAAGGTACGAGGCAGAGGAAGTACGGCGGTGCCTTCAGAAAG GACTGAAGGAAAGTTCCCAGGTGACACTGGCTGACAGCGAGCTGGTGTTGAGCATTTTGGATGAGGTTCGACAGCAGCTTGGGGTGGAATACAGTCAAGACATAGCTTGA